Proteins co-encoded in one Labrus mixtus unplaced genomic scaffold, fLabMix1.1 SCAFFOLD_87, whole genome shotgun sequence genomic window:
- the LOC132961633 gene encoding brain-specific angiogenesis inhibitor 1-associated protein 2-like isoform X2, with amino-acid sequence MPNASMFPGVTYAAKGYFDALVRMGEMASESQGSKDLGEVLFQMAEVHRQIQIQLEEMLKSFHNELLTELEKKVELDARYLNAALKKYQMEHKGKGESLEKCQAELKKLRRKSQGSKHPSKYGDKEMQYVEAISNKQSELDNYIAEGYKNALSEERRRYCFLVDRQCAVARNSSTYHGKGKELLSQKIPVWQQASTEPNKLPDRAMFLAQQMSSTAGTLPPGAHHPGMPISEPIPGAKPLPVPPELAALRASGGLGQQRLMGGLEGGMPLMNGTTGVHGGEDYQQWMEAKVAQGKTSTQRHGAEVFSNTLPVRKVAPAKNKTALMETRTLPRSSSMAAGLERNGRTRVQAIFSHAAGDNSTLLSFAEGDVITLLVPEARDGWHYGENEKNRMRGWFPFSYTRVIPENDPHSMRQLRVHNLQHGKSSSTGNLLEREDMSLSVSDYGLHSRMMAQSAAALHGRQQRPYSVAVPGFSQQGVEEYEPRFPTSSTEGKLISTV; translated from the exons GGGAGGTGCTCTTCCAGATGGCTGAAGTGCACAGACAGATCCAGATCCAGCTTGAAGAGATG CTGAAATCTTTCCACAACGAGCTGCTCACAGAGCTGGAGAAAAAGGTTGAGCTGGATGCACGCTATCTGAAC GCTGCACTGAAGAAGTACCAGATGGAGCACAAGGGCAAGGGTGAGAGTTTGGAGAAGTGCCAGGCAGAGCTGAAGAAACTGCGCCGGAAGAGCCAGGGCAGCAAGCACCCGTCCAAGTATGGAGACAAGGAGAtgcag TATGTGGAGGCCATCAGCAACAAGCAGAGCGAGTTGGACAACTACATTGCTGAGGGCTACAAGAACGCTCTGtccgaggagaggaggaggtactGCTTCCTGGTGGACCGTCAGTGTGCCGTGGCGAGGAACAGCAGTACCTACCATGGCAAG GGGAAGGAGCTCTTATCCCAGAAGATCCCAGTGTGGCAGCAGGCCAGCACTGAGCCTAACAAGCTGCCCGATCGGGCCATGTTCCTGGCCCAGCAGATGAGCTCTACAGCTGGTACCTTGCCTCCAGGAGCTCATCATCCAGGCATGCCCATTTCTGAGCCCATCCCTGGGGCTAAACCTCTACCGGTGCCTCCAGAACTGGCAGCCCTGAGGGCCAGTGGGGGCCTGGGACAGCAG AGGCTGATGGGGGGGCTGGAAGGAGGGATGCCTCTGATGAACGGCACCACAGGCGTCCACGGTGGAGAGGACTACCAGCAGTGGATGGAGGCAAAGGTGGCCCAGGGCAAAACTTCAACACAGAGGCACGGAGCAGAGGTCTTCTCCAACACCCTGCCTGTGCGCAAAGTGGCCCCAGCCAAGAACAAGACAGCACTGA TGGAGACCCGGACTCTGCCCCGGTCCAGCTCCATGGCAGCAGGACTGGAGAGAAACGGGAGAACTCGAGTTCAGGCCATCTTCTCGCACGCTGCTGGTGACAACAGCACTCTGCTGAGCTTCGCTGAAGGCGACGTGATAACCCTGCTGGTCCCAGAGGCCCGAGATGGCTGGCACTATGGAGAGAATGAGAAGAACAGGAT GCGTGGCTGGTTCCCCTTCTCCTACACCAGAGTGATCCCTGAAAATGACCCACATTCCATGAGGCAACTTCGAGTACACAA cCTCCAGCACgggaagagcagcagcacaggaaatcttctggagagagaagacatgtctctgtctgtctctgactacGGCCTCCACTCCCGCATGATGGCACAGAGCGCTGCTGCGCTGCATGGCAGACAACAACGCCCCTACAGCGTGGCGGTGCCAGGCTTCTCACAG CAAGGAGTTGAAGAATACGAGCCACGCTTCCCTACAAG TTCCACAGAGGGCAAATTGATTTCCACAGTGtga
- the LOC132961633 gene encoding brain-specific angiogenesis inhibitor 1-associated protein 2-like isoform X1, with product MPNASMFPGVTYAAKGYFDALVRMGEMASESQGSKDLGEVLFQMAEVHRQIQIQLEEMLKSFHNELLTELEKKVELDARYLNAALKKYQMEHKGKGESLEKCQAELKKLRRKSQGSKHPSKYGDKEMQYVEAISNKQSELDNYIAEGYKNALSEERRRYCFLVDRQCAVARNSSTYHGKGKELLSQKIPVWQQASTEPNKLPDRAMFLAQQMSSTAGTLPPGAHHPGMPISEPIPGAKPLPVPPELAALRASGGLGQQRLMGGLEGGMPLMNGTTGVHGGEDYQQWMEAKVAQGKTSTQRHGAEVFSNTLPVRKVAPAKNKTALMETRTLPRSSSMAAGLERNGRTRVQAIFSHAAGDNSTLLSFAEGDVITLLVPEARDGWHYGENEKNRMRGWFPFSYTRVIPENDPHSMRQLRVHNLQHGKSSSTGNLLEREDMSLSVSDYGLHSRMMAQSAAALHGRQQRPYSVAVPGFSQQGVEEYEPRFPTSNDPPNMPAVEAPPNPPLSDDEEVEEVKDTLLDEAQYDSLEKALSTPGRVY from the exons GGGAGGTGCTCTTCCAGATGGCTGAAGTGCACAGACAGATCCAGATCCAGCTTGAAGAGATG CTGAAATCTTTCCACAACGAGCTGCTCACAGAGCTGGAGAAAAAGGTTGAGCTGGATGCACGCTATCTGAAC GCTGCACTGAAGAAGTACCAGATGGAGCACAAGGGCAAGGGTGAGAGTTTGGAGAAGTGCCAGGCAGAGCTGAAGAAACTGCGCCGGAAGAGCCAGGGCAGCAAGCACCCGTCCAAGTATGGAGACAAGGAGAtgcag TATGTGGAGGCCATCAGCAACAAGCAGAGCGAGTTGGACAACTACATTGCTGAGGGCTACAAGAACGCTCTGtccgaggagaggaggaggtactGCTTCCTGGTGGACCGTCAGTGTGCCGTGGCGAGGAACAGCAGTACCTACCATGGCAAG GGGAAGGAGCTCTTATCCCAGAAGATCCCAGTGTGGCAGCAGGCCAGCACTGAGCCTAACAAGCTGCCCGATCGGGCCATGTTCCTGGCCCAGCAGATGAGCTCTACAGCTGGTACCTTGCCTCCAGGAGCTCATCATCCAGGCATGCCCATTTCTGAGCCCATCCCTGGGGCTAAACCTCTACCGGTGCCTCCAGAACTGGCAGCCCTGAGGGCCAGTGGGGGCCTGGGACAGCAG AGGCTGATGGGGGGGCTGGAAGGAGGGATGCCTCTGATGAACGGCACCACAGGCGTCCACGGTGGAGAGGACTACCAGCAGTGGATGGAGGCAAAGGTGGCCCAGGGCAAAACTTCAACACAGAGGCACGGAGCAGAGGTCTTCTCCAACACCCTGCCTGTGCGCAAAGTGGCCCCAGCCAAGAACAAGACAGCACTGA TGGAGACCCGGACTCTGCCCCGGTCCAGCTCCATGGCAGCAGGACTGGAGAGAAACGGGAGAACTCGAGTTCAGGCCATCTTCTCGCACGCTGCTGGTGACAACAGCACTCTGCTGAGCTTCGCTGAAGGCGACGTGATAACCCTGCTGGTCCCAGAGGCCCGAGATGGCTGGCACTATGGAGAGAATGAGAAGAACAGGAT GCGTGGCTGGTTCCCCTTCTCCTACACCAGAGTGATCCCTGAAAATGACCCACATTCCATGAGGCAACTTCGAGTACACAA cCTCCAGCACgggaagagcagcagcacaggaaatcttctggagagagaagacatgtctctgtctgtctctgactacGGCCTCCACTCCCGCATGATGGCACAGAGCGCTGCTGCGCTGCATGGCAGACAACAACGCCCCTACAGCGTGGCGGTGCCAGGCTTCTCACAG CAAGGAGTTGAAGAATACGAGCCACGCTTCCCTACAAG CAATGATCCACCCAACATGCCTGCCGTGGAGGCACCACCCAATCCGCCCCTTTCGGATGATGAGGAGGTTGAGGAGGTGAAGGACACCCTGCTCGATGAAGCTCAGTATGACTCCCTTGAGAAGGCATTGAGCACCCCTGGAAGGGTCTACTGA
- the LOC132961633 gene encoding brain-specific angiogenesis inhibitor 1-associated protein 2-like isoform X3, with amino-acid sequence MPNASMFPGVTYAAKGYFDALVRMGEMASESQGSKDLGEVLFQMAEVHRQIQIQLEEMLKSFHNELLTELEKKVELDARYLNAALKKYQMEHKGKGESLEKCQAELKKLRRKSQGSKHPSKYGDKEMQYVEAISNKQSELDNYIAEGYKNALSEERRRYCFLVDRQCAVARNSSTYHGKGKELLSQKIPVWQQASTEPNKLPDRAMFLAQQMSSTAGTLPPGAHHPGMPISEPIPGAKPLPVPPELAALRASGGLGQQRLMGGLEGGMPLMNGTTGVHGGEDYQQWMEAKVAQGKTSTQRHGAEVFSNTLPVRKVAPAKNKTALMETRTLPRSSSMAAGLERNGRTRVQAIFSHAAGDNSTLLSFAEGDVITLLVPEARDGWHYGENEKNRMRGWFPFSYTRVIPENDPHSMRQLRVHNLQHGKSSSTGNLLEREDMSLSVSDYGLHSRMMAQSAAALHGRQQRPYSVAVPGFSQQGVEEYEPRFPTSTGPDYARF; translated from the exons GGGAGGTGCTCTTCCAGATGGCTGAAGTGCACAGACAGATCCAGATCCAGCTTGAAGAGATG CTGAAATCTTTCCACAACGAGCTGCTCACAGAGCTGGAGAAAAAGGTTGAGCTGGATGCACGCTATCTGAAC GCTGCACTGAAGAAGTACCAGATGGAGCACAAGGGCAAGGGTGAGAGTTTGGAGAAGTGCCAGGCAGAGCTGAAGAAACTGCGCCGGAAGAGCCAGGGCAGCAAGCACCCGTCCAAGTATGGAGACAAGGAGAtgcag TATGTGGAGGCCATCAGCAACAAGCAGAGCGAGTTGGACAACTACATTGCTGAGGGCTACAAGAACGCTCTGtccgaggagaggaggaggtactGCTTCCTGGTGGACCGTCAGTGTGCCGTGGCGAGGAACAGCAGTACCTACCATGGCAAG GGGAAGGAGCTCTTATCCCAGAAGATCCCAGTGTGGCAGCAGGCCAGCACTGAGCCTAACAAGCTGCCCGATCGGGCCATGTTCCTGGCCCAGCAGATGAGCTCTACAGCTGGTACCTTGCCTCCAGGAGCTCATCATCCAGGCATGCCCATTTCTGAGCCCATCCCTGGGGCTAAACCTCTACCGGTGCCTCCAGAACTGGCAGCCCTGAGGGCCAGTGGGGGCCTGGGACAGCAG AGGCTGATGGGGGGGCTGGAAGGAGGGATGCCTCTGATGAACGGCACCACAGGCGTCCACGGTGGAGAGGACTACCAGCAGTGGATGGAGGCAAAGGTGGCCCAGGGCAAAACTTCAACACAGAGGCACGGAGCAGAGGTCTTCTCCAACACCCTGCCTGTGCGCAAAGTGGCCCCAGCCAAGAACAAGACAGCACTGA TGGAGACCCGGACTCTGCCCCGGTCCAGCTCCATGGCAGCAGGACTGGAGAGAAACGGGAGAACTCGAGTTCAGGCCATCTTCTCGCACGCTGCTGGTGACAACAGCACTCTGCTGAGCTTCGCTGAAGGCGACGTGATAACCCTGCTGGTCCCAGAGGCCCGAGATGGCTGGCACTATGGAGAGAATGAGAAGAACAGGAT GCGTGGCTGGTTCCCCTTCTCCTACACCAGAGTGATCCCTGAAAATGACCCACATTCCATGAGGCAACTTCGAGTACACAA cCTCCAGCACgggaagagcagcagcacaggaaatcttctggagagagaagacatgtctctgtctgtctctgactacGGCCTCCACTCCCGCATGATGGCACAGAGCGCTGCTGCGCTGCATGGCAGACAACAACGCCCCTACAGCGTGGCGGTGCCAGGCTTCTCACAG CAAGGAGTTGAAGAATACGAGCCACGCTTCCCTACAAG CACAGGGCCTGATTACGCCCGATTTTGA